Proteins encoded in a region of the Bacillus methanolicus genome:
- a CDS encoding peptide chain release factor 3 has translation MAKNFTDEVLSRRTFAIISHPDAGKTTLTEKLLLFGGAIRDAGTVKAKKTGKFATSDWMEIEKQRGISVTSSVMQFDYKGFRVNILDTPGHQDFSEDTYRTLTAVDSAMMIIDSAKGIEEQTIKLFKVCRMRGIPIFTFMNKLDRQGKAPLELLAELEEVLGIESYPMNWPIGMGKEFLGIYDRFYNRIEQFRVEDGERFVELNEDGEIAGVHPLKESPLYEQTLEEVLLLNEAGNSFSAERVAEGTLIPVFFGSALTNFGVQTFLETYLKFAPAPQARNSTAGKIDPLSELFSGFIFKIQANMNPAHRDRIAFLRVCSGKFERGMTVNLARTGKQIKLAQSTRFMADDRSTVDEAVSGDIIGLYDPGTYQIGDTLTGGKEVFQYDSLPQFTPELFVRVTAKNVMKQKHFHKGIQQLVQEGAIQLFKTVKTDEYLLGAVGQLQFEVFEHRMKAEYNVDVVMERLGSKIARWIENEEVDENLSSSRSLLVRDRFDSYVFLFENDFALRWFQDKNPDIKLYNPMDGSNP, from the coding sequence ATGGCGAAAAATTTTACAGACGAAGTGCTGTCAAGAAGAACATTTGCAATTATATCTCATCCTGACGCGGGGAAAACAACATTAACAGAAAAACTGCTCCTGTTCGGCGGTGCCATTCGGGATGCAGGTACCGTAAAAGCAAAAAAGACAGGGAAATTTGCAACAAGTGACTGGATGGAAATCGAAAAACAACGGGGGATTTCTGTTACTTCCAGTGTGATGCAATTTGATTACAAAGGTTTTCGCGTAAACATTCTCGATACACCCGGGCACCAGGACTTTAGCGAAGACACGTACCGTACGTTAACAGCTGTTGACAGCGCAATGATGATTATTGATTCGGCAAAAGGAATAGAAGAGCAAACAATTAAACTTTTTAAAGTTTGCCGAATGAGAGGCATCCCGATTTTTACATTTATGAACAAGCTCGACCGGCAAGGAAAAGCTCCGCTAGAGCTGTTGGCTGAGCTCGAAGAAGTCCTTGGCATAGAGTCTTATCCGATGAACTGGCCGATTGGAATGGGAAAAGAATTTCTAGGGATTTATGACCGTTTTTACAATCGGATCGAACAATTCCGTGTTGAAGACGGCGAACGGTTTGTTGAATTGAACGAGGACGGCGAGATTGCAGGCGTTCACCCATTAAAAGAGTCACCTTTGTATGAGCAAACGCTTGAAGAGGTGCTGCTGTTAAATGAGGCAGGAAACAGCTTCTCCGCTGAACGTGTGGCAGAAGGGACGCTTATTCCTGTGTTTTTTGGAAGTGCGTTAACGAATTTTGGGGTGCAAACCTTTTTGGAAACGTATTTAAAATTTGCCCCTGCTCCACAAGCGCGAAACTCAACCGCCGGAAAAATCGACCCTCTTTCCGAACTATTTTCAGGGTTTATTTTTAAAATCCAGGCGAACATGAATCCCGCGCACCGTGACCGGATTGCATTTCTTAGAGTTTGCTCCGGAAAATTTGAGCGGGGAATGACGGTAAACCTGGCCAGAACAGGGAAGCAAATTAAGCTTGCTCAATCGACCCGGTTTATGGCTGATGACCGCAGTACAGTGGATGAAGCGGTGAGCGGTGATATTATTGGGTTATATGATCCCGGCACATATCAAATTGGCGATACATTGACGGGAGGAAAAGAAGTTTTTCAATATGACAGTCTCCCTCAATTTACTCCTGAACTGTTTGTTAGGGTAACGGCGAAAAACGTCATGAAGCAGAAACATTTCCATAAAGGGATTCAGCAGCTCGTTCAAGAAGGAGCCATCCAGCTGTTTAAAACGGTGAAGACGGATGAATATTTGCTTGGGGCGGTTGGACAGCTTCAGTTTGAAGTTTTTGAGCATCGAATGAAAGCTGAGTATAACGTCGATGTTGTCATGGAACGACTAGGTTCAAAAATTGCCCGCTGGATCGAAAATGAAGAAGTGGATGAGAACCTTTCCAGCTCGCGCAGTCTGCTCGTCCGTGACCGTTTTGATAGTTATGTTTTCTTATTTGAAAACGACTTTGCCCTTCGGTGGTTCCAGGACAAGAACCCTGATATTAAACTGTATAATCCGATGGACGGTTCAAATCCATAA
- a CDS encoding DUF3905 domain-containing protein, with amino-acid sequence MKEKKLDIDGTLPHQIHAPSFKGTGIEMEPPFENSFGVIIGDSKYASPDSPLEKWSDNTDPAIMSGDEWVHPTNDIGWNTSENRELLESKKKPQGSPFMHPTKDVGHGKD; translated from the coding sequence ATGAAAGAGAAAAAGCTCGATATAGACGGAACGTTGCCACATCAAATTCATGCACCAAGCTTTAAAGGAACCGGAATAGAGATGGAACCTCCATTCGAGAATTCGTTCGGAGTTATCATTGGAGACAGCAAGTACGCATCTCCTGATTCCCCGCTTGAAAAATGGAGCGACAATACTGACCCTGCGATTATGTCGGGGGACGAATGGGTGCACCCGACGAATGATATCGGCTGGAATACTTCCGAAAACAGAGAACTACTTGAAAGCAAAAAGAAGCCGCAAGGATCTCCTTTTATGCATCCGACAAAAGACGTTGGTCACGGGAAAGACTAA
- the sigI gene encoding RNA polymerase sigma factor SigI — protein sequence MLSFLFIAKKRKRTLEETVALIQKGDTKLLNELIHSYKPFIAKTVSAVCKRYIHESDDEFSIGLIAFNEAIQKYSPEKGNSMLSFAEILVKRRVIDYIRNQTKNKSFSLYIGSEQEEEDTPRTSIEDDASIENYKKKNEEEVLKEEIIQFQQVLKKFGLTFQDLVENSPKHADARKNAMFVAKTLVEDEELKVLLLEKKRLPIKHLEKKVQVSRKTIERNRKYIIAISIILLGDYLYLKDYIKGVLET from the coding sequence ATGCTGAGCTTTTTATTTATTGCGAAAAAAAGAAAGAGAACATTGGAAGAAACGGTTGCGTTAATTCAAAAAGGCGATACAAAACTCCTAAATGAGTTAATTCATTCATATAAGCCGTTTATAGCCAAAACGGTTTCAGCTGTTTGCAAAAGATATATCCATGAATCTGATGATGAATTTAGCATTGGTCTTATTGCATTTAATGAAGCGATCCAAAAATACTCCCCGGAAAAAGGGAATTCTATGTTAAGCTTCGCCGAAATTCTTGTAAAAAGAAGAGTAATTGATTATATTCGAAATCAAACGAAAAACAAAAGTTTCAGCCTTTATATTGGTTCTGAACAGGAAGAGGAAGACACCCCGAGAACATCCATCGAGGATGACGCATCAATCGAAAACTATAAGAAAAAAAACGAAGAAGAAGTTCTCAAAGAAGAAATTATTCAATTTCAACAAGTATTAAAAAAATTCGGCTTAACATTTCAGGATTTAGTAGAAAATTCTCCAAAGCATGCAGATGCCAGAAAAAATGCAATGTTCGTAGCAAAAACTCTTGTGGAAGATGAAGAATTAAAGGTATTGCTGTTAGAAAAAAAAAGGCTGCCGATTAAGCATTTAGAAAAAAAAGTTCAGGTCAGCAGAAAAACAATTGAACGCAACCGAAAGTATATTATCGCTATTTCAATTATTTTATTAGGGGATTATTTATATTTAAAGGATTATATTAAAGGGGTGTTAGAAACGTGA
- a CDS encoding aldehyde dehydrogenase family protein yields the protein MHSVQRKLTAISPATGKVIAEIEETPLGKVSAIYEQARAAFPVWRDLSIAERITYLKKLKEVILTELENISAIISDDTGKVKTEALTADLMPTLDAIGHISTSAQSVLKRKRVKTPLLLFGKKSYIEYFPRGVVLVISPWNYPFQLAMVPVLSALAAGNTVILKPSEVTPLVGKCMEQLFKKAGFPEGVVQVVHGGKELGAALTKEKPDYIFFTGSVKTGKIIQEQAAKDLIPTTLELGGKDPMIVFADANIERAAKGAVWAAFTNSGQVCMSAERIYVERPVFRKFVELVKKEVEALRHGIEENDDVGSMTFPAQREIVRQQLEEALAEGAVIETGKPPHEWDDGMFLPLTVVSNVQQRMKIIQEETFGPLLPVIPFDSEEEAIKYANDTEYGLNASVWSSDIGKARRVASKLITGSVVINDAIISFVNQSLPFGGVKKSGIGRYHGNAGLLIFCHEKAVVEDLGKRISEVYWYPYKGKYPIYLNFFKSYFSEKKDWVGIVKSYLKLMKKS from the coding sequence ATGCATTCAGTACAACGGAAATTGACAGCAATTTCTCCTGCAACAGGGAAAGTGATTGCAGAAATCGAAGAAACACCATTAGGTAAGGTTTCAGCGATTTATGAACAGGCAAGAGCGGCATTTCCAGTATGGCGTGACCTTTCCATTGCGGAACGGATCACTTATTTAAAAAAATTGAAAGAGGTCATACTAACGGAGCTGGAAAATATCTCGGCGATTATATCCGATGATACGGGTAAAGTGAAAACTGAAGCCTTAACAGCTGATTTAATGCCGACGCTGGACGCAATTGGCCACATTTCAACAAGTGCGCAATCAGTTTTAAAGCGAAAGCGGGTTAAGACGCCATTATTGTTGTTTGGGAAGAAATCCTACATTGAATATTTTCCAAGAGGGGTCGTTCTTGTTATTTCGCCATGGAATTACCCGTTCCAACTGGCAATGGTGCCGGTACTTAGTGCACTTGCAGCGGGAAATACAGTGATTTTAAAGCCTTCCGAAGTTACACCGCTTGTTGGAAAATGCATGGAACAACTTTTCAAAAAAGCAGGATTTCCGGAAGGGGTTGTCCAAGTCGTACATGGAGGAAAGGAATTAGGGGCCGCACTCACGAAAGAAAAGCCGGATTATATATTTTTTACTGGATCCGTTAAAACAGGGAAAATCATTCAAGAACAAGCAGCTAAAGATCTAATTCCTACGACACTGGAACTCGGCGGTAAAGACCCAATGATCGTATTTGCCGATGCCAATATTGAAAGAGCTGCAAAAGGCGCCGTATGGGCGGCTTTTACAAATAGCGGGCAAGTTTGTATGAGTGCAGAAAGGATTTATGTAGAGAGACCTGTTTTTCGGAAATTCGTTGAATTGGTGAAGAAGGAAGTTGAAGCTTTGCGCCACGGGATCGAGGAAAATGACGATGTCGGTTCAATGACATTTCCGGCTCAAAGAGAAATTGTTAGACAGCAACTGGAAGAAGCATTGGCTGAGGGAGCTGTTATTGAAACAGGCAAACCGCCGCATGAATGGGATGACGGAATGTTTCTTCCTCTTACGGTAGTAAGCAATGTACAGCAGCGTATGAAAATAATTCAAGAAGAAACTTTTGGTCCGCTTCTCCCAGTTATCCCGTTTGACAGCGAGGAAGAAGCTATCAAATATGCCAATGATACGGAATACGGCCTTAATGCCAGTGTTTGGAGCAGTGACATTGGTAAAGCAAGGAGAGTCGCATCCAAATTAATAACAGGTTCAGTCGTCATAAATGATGCCATCATTTCATTTGTTAACCAATCCCTTCCTTTCGGTGGAGTAAAAAAAAGCGGAATCGGCCGTTATCACGGGAATGCGGGGCTGCTAATATTTTGCCATGAAAAAGCAGTCGTCGAAGATTTGGGTAAGCGTATATCAGAAGTATATTGGTATCCTTATAAAGGGAAGTATCCTATCTATTTAAATTTTTTTAAAAGTTATTTTTCTGAAAAGAAAGATTGGGTCGGAATCGTCAAAAGTTATCTTAAGTTAATGAAAAAATCTTAA
- a CDS encoding IS1182 family transposase: MLSKRTVNNRNQLEMVALDQLVPEDHLVRKIEQAIDFDFIYDLVKDTYCLDNGRPSIDPVVLIKMVFVQYLFGIRSMRQTIKEIETNVAYRWFLGYGFTEKIPHFSTFGKNYVRRFQGTDLFEQIFYRILEEAMNKGLVDPSVAFIDSTHVKASANKKKYDKKIVRAETKSYQAQLELEINQDRENHGKKPFPPKEKEETKEIKVSKTDPDSGYYVKDEREKMFAYSFHTACDAKGFVLATKVTGANIHDSQVFGQLLEQVIEKVGKPTAVAVDAGYKTPANAKSLLDKEIRPVMPYTRPRTKDGFFKKYEYVYDEHYDCYICPNNQILEYRTTTREGYRQYASNPEICKTCPFLEKCTQNKDHTKFIHRHIWEHYVEEADHLRHTEINKNIYEKRKETIERVFADGKEKHGMRWTTLRGLEKLSMQAMLTFAAMNLKKMANWTWKRPCPA, encoded by the coding sequence ATGTTATCGAAGCGTACAGTCAATAATCGAAATCAATTGGAAATGGTGGCTCTTGATCAATTGGTTCCAGAAGATCATTTGGTAAGGAAGATTGAACAAGCCATAGACTTTGATTTTATTTACGATCTTGTCAAAGATACCTATTGCCTAGATAACGGAAGGCCTAGTATTGATCCTGTTGTGCTCATTAAAATGGTCTTTGTGCAGTATTTATTTGGTATTCGGTCCATGCGTCAAACGATCAAAGAAATTGAAACCAACGTGGCGTATCGATGGTTCTTAGGATATGGTTTCACAGAGAAAATTCCTCATTTTTCAACGTTCGGCAAGAATTATGTTCGTCGCTTTCAAGGTACTGATTTATTTGAACAGATTTTTTATCGTATCTTAGAAGAAGCGATGAATAAAGGGTTAGTAGACCCTTCTGTTGCCTTTATTGATTCTACACATGTCAAAGCAAGCGCCAATAAAAAGAAGTACGATAAGAAAATTGTCCGGGCAGAAACAAAAAGCTATCAAGCGCAATTAGAGTTAGAGATTAACCAAGACCGCGAAAACCATGGAAAAAAGCCCTTTCCCCCGAAAGAGAAGGAAGAAACCAAGGAAATAAAGGTCAGTAAAACAGATCCTGATAGTGGCTATTACGTAAAAGATGAACGGGAAAAGATGTTTGCCTATTCATTTCATACCGCATGTGACGCAAAAGGCTTTGTCTTAGCTACCAAGGTAACGGGAGCGAATATTCATGATAGTCAGGTGTTTGGTCAATTACTCGAACAAGTCATCGAAAAAGTAGGCAAACCAACTGCAGTAGCCGTAGATGCCGGATACAAAACCCCAGCGAATGCGAAAAGTCTATTGGACAAAGAGATTCGTCCCGTTATGCCATATACAAGACCAAGAACAAAAGACGGTTTCTTTAAAAAGTATGAGTATGTATACGATGAACATTATGATTGTTATATCTGCCCAAACAACCAAATTCTTGAATACCGAACCACGACAAGAGAAGGATATCGACAGTACGCTTCTAATCCGGAAATATGTAAAACGTGCCCGTTCTTAGAAAAGTGTACCCAAAATAAAGATCATACCAAATTCATTCATCGCCACATTTGGGAACATTATGTGGAAGAAGCCGATCATTTAAGGCATACAGAGATCAATAAAAACATATATGAGAAGCGCAAAGAAACGATTGAACGAGTCTTTGCCGATGGAAAAGAGAAGCATGGCATGCGATGGACAACCCTTCGGGGACTGGAAAAATTGTCCATGCAGGCGATGCTTACTTTCGCTGCCATGAACTTAAAGAAAATGGCAAACTGGACATGGAAAAGACCATGTCCAGCCTAA
- a CDS encoding acyltransferase family protein, producing the protein MKQRNYYFDNAKFILIFFVVFGHLLRPFIENHEIIYTIYKVIYTFHMPAFIVVSGFFAKGFYQKGYVKKIAKKLILPYIIFQIIYSIFYYFLYEQSELKMDPFDPHWSLWFLISLFCWNMMLLLFAKYKAAASIAAALIIGLLIGYVDSVSNYLSLSRTFVFFPFFLLGYYLRKEHISALFSVKFRLFSLAAFIVVFIGFYIYPEMNYEWLLGSKPYGELGEASFTAMFTRLGLYILSVIMVFSFFAFVPRKQYFFTSLGKNSLYVYLLHGFFVRTFRESEIQKFFHEPENFLLLAGISLLLTIVLSSQITISLAQPLIEFKLSRLKLLQTWIVSIVKFYRKKLHNEI; encoded by the coding sequence ATGAAACAACGTAATTATTACTTCGATAATGCAAAATTTATCTTAATCTTCTTTGTCGTTTTCGGGCATTTGCTCCGGCCCTTTATCGAAAATCACGAAATCATCTATACAATCTATAAAGTAATTTATACCTTTCACATGCCTGCTTTTATCGTCGTCTCAGGTTTTTTTGCAAAAGGTTTTTATCAAAAAGGATATGTAAAAAAAATTGCTAAAAAATTAATTTTACCTTATATTATCTTCCAAATCATATACTCTATTTTCTATTATTTCTTATATGAGCAGTCCGAGCTAAAAATGGATCCGTTCGATCCTCATTGGTCTCTTTGGTTCCTTATTAGTTTATTTTGCTGGAATATGATGCTCTTGCTGTTTGCTAAATACAAAGCTGCCGCATCGATCGCCGCAGCACTTATTATTGGGCTTTTGATCGGATACGTCGATTCGGTTTCAAATTATTTAAGCTTATCAAGAACTTTCGTCTTTTTTCCGTTCTTTTTGCTTGGATATTACTTAAGAAAAGAACACATATCCGCCTTATTTAGTGTAAAATTTCGATTATTTTCTCTTGCTGCCTTTATCGTCGTATTTATCGGATTTTATATCTATCCGGAAATGAATTATGAATGGCTGCTCGGTTCAAAACCATATGGGGAACTCGGAGAAGCTTCATTCACAGCAATGTTTACAAGGCTGGGGTTGTATATTTTAAGTGTGATCATGGTTTTCAGTTTTTTTGCTTTCGTTCCAAGAAAACAATATTTCTTTACCAGCTTGGGAAAAAATTCATTGTATGTATATTTGCTTCATGGATTTTTTGTCCGGACATTCCGTGAAAGTGAAATCCAAAAATTTTTCCATGAACCTGAAAACTTCTTATTGCTTGCAGGAATTTCGTTGCTTCTTACGATTGTGTTATCGAGCCAAATTACTATTTCCTTAGCACAGCCTCTTATTGAATTTAAATTATCAAGACTAAAGCTGCTGCAGACATGGATAGTTAGTATTGTAAAATTTTATAGAAAAAAACTTCACAATGAGATATAA
- a CDS encoding B12-binding domain-containing radical SAM protein, protein MKVICATLNAKYIHTNLAIRYLKAYAEPEYLVELAEYTIKDPAMNIVTDLFRKKPDIIGFSCYIWNIEETIKVIKMIKKINPAIKIIVGGPEVSYDVMEWMEKVPEFDFIVIGEGEETFKQLLSELNGNQQFANVHGIAYRNEGKVKINPQRNKLDLKKLPSPFRFEEDIPHLSKRITYIETSRGCPFSCQFCLSSIEIGVRYFDREKIKEDIRYLMKHGAKTIKFVDRTFNISRSYAMDMFQFLIDEHVPGTVFQFEITADIMRPEVIEFLNRNAPPGLFRFEIGVQSTNDYTNELVMRKQNFEKLSRTVTMVKDGGKIAQHLDLIAGLPEEDYASFKKTFNDVFALRPEELQLGFLKMLRGTGLRIRANEHQYIYMEHAPYEILGNNVLSFEDIIKIKQVEDVLEKYWNDHRMDHTIEYLVSKAFPTPFDFFQEFGTYWEENGWEKIGHQLEDLFKRLLNFLHAMKLKELPVIEGLMKYDYLANQKYKPRKPWWEPTYDKQERSALYQMFLKDPEMLGSGFKQLNISEKELYKHTMLEEVPFDLEKYLKTGQIEMEPTSILAYFPPDEEKAVIYTCKKKTLKPAS, encoded by the coding sequence ATGAAAGTAATTTGTGCGACCTTGAATGCAAAATACATTCATACAAACTTGGCAATACGCTATTTAAAAGCATATGCAGAACCGGAATATCTTGTTGAACTTGCAGAATATACAATTAAAGACCCTGCGATGAACATTGTGACAGATCTTTTCCGAAAAAAGCCTGATATCATTGGTTTTAGCTGCTATATATGGAACATTGAAGAAACGATAAAAGTGATCAAAATGATCAAGAAAATCAATCCTGCCATCAAGATCATTGTTGGCGGTCCTGAAGTTTCCTATGATGTAATGGAGTGGATGGAGAAGGTTCCCGAATTCGATTTTATTGTGATCGGGGAAGGTGAAGAAACTTTCAAACAGCTCCTTTCAGAACTTAACGGGAATCAACAATTCGCAAACGTGCACGGGATTGCCTATCGAAACGAAGGTAAAGTAAAGATAAATCCTCAGCGCAATAAACTCGACCTGAAGAAACTCCCTTCCCCGTTTCGGTTTGAAGAGGACATTCCTCATCTTTCTAAACGAATAACTTATATTGAAACAAGCAGGGGCTGTCCGTTCAGCTGTCAATTTTGCCTTTCTTCCATCGAAATTGGCGTACGTTATTTTGATCGTGAAAAAATAAAAGAAGATATTCGTTATTTAATGAAACATGGTGCCAAAACAATCAAGTTTGTAGACCGGACATTTAATATCAGCAGAAGCTATGCGATGGACATGTTCCAATTCTTAATCGACGAACACGTACCGGGCACCGTTTTTCAATTTGAAATTACCGCCGATATTATGCGCCCTGAAGTTATTGAATTCTTGAACAGAAATGCTCCTCCGGGGCTGTTCCGCTTCGAGATCGGGGTTCAGTCCACAAACGATTATACGAATGAACTTGTCATGAGAAAGCAAAATTTCGAAAAGTTATCCCGTACGGTCACAATGGTGAAGGATGGCGGAAAAATTGCTCAACATCTAGACTTAATTGCCGGGCTTCCTGAAGAAGACTATGCATCATTTAAGAAAACGTTTAACGATGTTTTTGCATTGCGTCCTGAAGAGCTCCAGCTTGGATTTTTAAAGATGCTAAGAGGCACCGGTTTAAGGATTCGCGCAAATGAACATCAATATATTTATATGGAACATGCGCCATATGAAATTCTCGGAAATAATGTTCTGTCCTTTGAAGATATTATAAAAATAAAGCAAGTTGAAGATGTGCTTGAAAAATATTGGAATGATCACCGGATGGATCATACGATTGAATACCTTGTATCAAAAGCCTTCCCTACTCCTTTTGATTTCTTCCAAGAATTCGGAACGTATTGGGAAGAAAATGGCTGGGAAAAAATCGGCCATCAGCTTGAAGATTTGTTCAAGCGATTATTGAATTTTTTACATGCAATGAAACTGAAAGAATTGCCTGTTATTGAAGGGCTAATGAAATATGACTACCTTGCCAATCAAAAATATAAACCAAGAAAACCGTGGTGGGAACCAACTTACGATAAACAAGAAAGATCCGCTTTATATCAAATGTTCCTTAAAGATCCAGAAATGCTCGGTTCAGGGTTTAAACAATTAAATATTTCTGAAAAAGAGCTTTACAAGCATACGATGCTAGAGGAAGTTCCATTTGATTTAGAAAAATACTTGAAGACCGGACAAATCGAAATGGAACCGACATCGATTCTTGCTTATTTCCCGCCCGATGAAGAAAAAGCAGTTATTTACACATGTAAAAAGAAAACGTTAAAGCCGGCCTCTTAA
- a CDS encoding anti-sigma factor domain-containing protein, which produces MKKGIIMEIDDVFLTLLTPDGEFLRARKQHNHYQIGQEVDFFPVAAIDRKKPLLMNLFSSFKGKAVAAAALAMLLLVILFFPYYQNGQVYAYMSIDINPSLELGVNENLQVIELTSYNKEGQTIIKEIDDWKKEDFVIVTEKILAKIKEKGYINENKDLVISTVYAGKRETSSDREIMKELKKIESDMQKQDLKVTIIEGTAEEREKAIKQGVTTGTYKKQQEIIFETSSSKKIDTPVSQENRANDKNRSKPQFGAKQQHNMVETNKETSHMPVPGFQKKEVLQKQRELEEKNQKRQHEENPFPIQHKKQENKPKEHDENRDQHNKDDKSVNQSREKNESYQKNNFGEVKNRLREEKNNIDVQKNKLRQEKNNFGELKNQQRQERNNNGEQKNKPRHEKNNRGEQKNKAGKEKNNTGEKNQRKKGDKHDKEKSGD; this is translated from the coding sequence GTGAAAAAGGGGATTATCATGGAAATAGACGACGTTTTTTTAACGTTGTTAACCCCTGATGGCGAATTTTTGCGGGCAAGAAAGCAGCATAATCATTATCAAATCGGGCAGGAAGTTGATTTTTTTCCAGTTGCGGCAATAGATAGAAAAAAGCCGCTTTTAATGAACCTGTTTTCTTCTTTTAAAGGAAAAGCGGTTGCGGCGGCCGCACTGGCAATGCTTTTATTAGTGATTTTGTTTTTTCCCTATTATCAAAATGGCCAGGTTTATGCGTATATGTCGATTGACATAAATCCGAGCTTGGAACTTGGGGTCAATGAAAATCTTCAAGTAATTGAACTGACATCATATAATAAAGAAGGACAAACAATTATTAAGGAAATTGATGATTGGAAAAAAGAAGATTTTGTCATTGTTACAGAAAAAATTCTAGCTAAAATTAAAGAAAAGGGCTACATTAACGAGAATAAAGATTTGGTTATTTCTACTGTTTATGCAGGTAAAAGAGAGACATCTTCTGACCGGGAAATTATGAAAGAATTGAAAAAAATCGAATCAGACATGCAGAAACAAGATCTTAAAGTGACAATCATTGAAGGGACTGCCGAAGAGAGAGAAAAAGCAATTAAGCAAGGTGTCACTACCGGTACATATAAAAAACAGCAAGAAATAATATTCGAAACTTCTTCAAGTAAGAAAATCGATACGCCCGTATCTCAAGAGAACAGAGCAAATGATAAAAATCGCAGTAAGCCCCAGTTTGGAGCAAAACAGCAACATAACATGGTCGAAACGAATAAAGAAACTTCTCATATGCCCGTACCCGGGTTTCAGAAAAAAGAAGTTCTTCAGAAACAAAGGGAATTAGAAGAGAAAAATCAGAAAAGGCAGCATGAAGAGAATCCATTTCCTATACAGCATAAGAAGCAAGAAAACAAACCGAAAGAACATGATGAAAATCGGGATCAACATAATAAAGATGACAAGTCTGTAAATCAGTCGAGAGAAAAGAATGAGAGCTATCAGAAAAATAATTTTGGCGAAGTGAAAAATAGACTGCGCGAAGAAAAAAACAACATTGATGTACAAAAAAATAAACTGCGTCAAGAAAAAAATAATTTTGGTGAATTAAAAAATCAACAACGTCAAGAGAGAAACAATAATGGTGAACAGAAAAATAAACCACGCCATGAGAAAAACAATAGAGGCGAACAGAAAAATAAAGCTGGTAAAGAGAAAAATAATACTGGCGAAAAGAATCAAAGAAAAAAAGGGGATAAACATGATAAAGAAAAGTCCGGTGATTAA
- a CDS encoding alpha/beta-type small acid-soluble spore protein, protein MARSSNKLLVPGLEQYLDQVKYEIAQEFGVNLGSDTASRANGSVGGEITKRLVQQAQAQLSGQNNQ, encoded by the coding sequence ATGGCTAGAAGCAGTAATAAATTGCTTGTTCCGGGGCTTGAACAATACTTAGACCAAGTAAAATATGAAATTGCTCAAGAATTTGGAGTCAATTTAGGGTCTGATACGGCATCCCGTGCAAACGGTTCCGTAGGTGGAGAAATCACAAAACGGCTTGTACAACAAGCTCAAGCCCAATTATCAGGACAAAACAACCAATAA